The Virgibacillus sp. SK37 region CGATATATCTTTACCCCTGATTTTTTGCATATCTCTAGTAGATTTTTTTACTATATCTTCACCTTCAAAAAGGATTTCTCCTGATTTCACATAGCCATGTGGTTTAGGAAGAAGCTGCATTAGAGCCATGGATGTTACAGACTTACCTGAGCCTGATTCTCCAACGATTGCTAACGTCTCTCCTTTATTTAAATCAAAGGTTACACCTCGAACAGCTTGTACTTCACCGTTGTAGGTGTTAAATGAAACCTTCAAATCTTTAACTTCCAATAATTTACTCATTTAAAAACACCTACCTTATTATTTATGCATTTTCGGATCAAATGCATCTCTTAAACCGTCCCCGATAAGGTTGAACGTAATCATAATGACTGAAATTAATACTGCAGGAAATACCAACAAGTAAGGGTATAATCGTAAGTTCTCAAATCCAGTGTTAATTAGTGTACCTAGTGATGCTTCTGGTGGCACTAACCCAAGTCCGATAAAGCTTAGAAAAGCTTCGAAGAAAATGGCACTAGGAATAGTGAACATGGTATTAATAATAATTATACCACTAATATTCGGAACTAAATGACGACTAATTATCTTACCATTGGAGGTTCCCAAGGTTCGTGCCGCAAGAACAAATTCCTGACTTTTCAGCTTCAATATTTCTCCTCGGACAATACGGGCCATTCCAATCCACCCAGTAATGGTCAGAGCGATAATAATAGAGAGAATACCTGGTTGTAGCACTAAGATCATTAATAGTATAACTACCAGGTTCGGTATTCCGACAAGTACTTCCAAAATTCGCTGCATGACGTTATCAACTCGTCCACCATAGAAGGCGGAAACTCCACCATATGCAACACCGATTACTAAATCAATTGCCGCTGCAACTAGAGCGATAATTAATGATACTCTTGTACCTAACCACAATCTTGTCCACTGGTCACGTCCCAGTGTGTCTGTTCCTAGCCAAAAATATTGATCATTCATATCTTTTGCTTCATAAATATGATACGTAGCTTGTACTTCAGCAGACTTCGCACTCCCGTCTCCCTTATCAAGCTCTTTTATATCAATAAAATCTGCATCATTACCATACCTGGCTACTGCGTTTTTCGTAGCTTCTTCTATGTCTTTACCTTTAAATTCATCTGTTAATGTACCATCAAAGCCTAGCCAAGAAATCTTTTCAAGTACTGGCACATGTGGTGGCATTTTCGCACGGGATAAATCTTGATCATCCAGTCCGTAGTCATTCATCCCCGGTCCTACAATACTCATAATAGAAATTATTATAAGTATGAATACACAGAGCATTGCTAATTTATTTTTAAAGAAGGTTCTCCTTGCATCCTGCATAAAGGTTCTGCTTGGACGGGAGATTTTATCACTTGTATCTTCTTTTCTTTCCAAAGGAACAAGAAGATCCTTTGGAACATTATTATTATTTTTATTTTCGTTATCCATTTAGCTCTCCCCTCCTGTAAGTCTGATTCTAGGGTCAATTAATACATATAGGAGGTCGATTACTAAAATTATTAGAACAAACAAGAAAGCAAATAAAAGTGTTGTTCCCATAATTGTTGGGTAATCATTAACCATAACTGATGTAACAAACTGCTCTCCAATTCCAGGAACAGCAAAGATTTTCTCGATAACTAGTGTACCAGTCATTAGACTAACAGCCATCGGGCCCATTACTGTTACTAGTGGGATTAAAGCATTACGGAGGCCGTGTTTAAAGATAATTCCATATTCGCTAACACCTTTTGCTCTAGCAGTTGTAATAAAATTGGAACCCATAACTTCGATCATTTCTGTACGTGTAAAACGTGCAGCAGTTGCCATTGGGAAAATCATTAATGCAACGGTTGGCAGTATGGTATGTTCAAACGTCCCCCATAATGCGACAGGGAACAATTCCCATTCAACTGCGAGGTAGCGCTGCAGTAATCCTGCAAACACAAAGGATGGAATAGAAGTACCTAACACAGCAAGTATTGTGGAGGTATAGTCCAGTGCCCCATTATGTGATATTGCGGCGATGAGTCCCAGGAGAATTCCTAAAAATGTTCCAATTAACAGTGCCTGTGCCCCTAACTGGGCGGACGGACCGATGCGATCCATTAATATTTTGGTTACAGGTGTATTGTCAAATGTAAATGAAATTCCTAAATCCCCTTTTACGAGACCACCAATATATCTGACATATTGTACGGGTACCGGGTCATTGAGGCCATATTTCTCTAATACAATTTCTCTTTGTTCTTCACTTAATTTATCTTCAGCTTTTAACGGGCTACCTGGCAGCATCTTCATCAGAAAGAATGATACGGTAGCAATAATGAACAATGTTACAGCCATATAAAGAATACGGCGTAGTATGTAACGAAACATTTCTGCACCTCCTGAATTTATGTCGAATCTTGTTGTAATTTATAAAATGTTCAATATTGTAAGACTTTTTAATTGCAGTGGAAAAGAGAGTATATGCCAAAGGGTCATACACTCTCTTCTCTGAAAGTAAAAGCATATTTTTTATTTAAAAATGTAATTATTTACTAACACTAGCCCACTTGTACTCGTAGTCCGGACCGAATGGGTTAACGATAATTCCTTCAACACCTTGTCTCAACAACTGTGCAGAAGCTTTTTGGTAAACTGGAGCAATTGCTGCATCTTCAAATAGAACCTTTTCAGCTTCTAAGAAGTTTTGATATCTTGCTGGGTTATCAGTAGCAAGTGTTGTTTGTGCCTCTTCCAAAAGCTTATCGTATTCTTTATTGGAATAACCCATTTTGTTGTTTCCACCATCTGTAATCCATAGATTTAAGAAAGTGTATGGATCTAAGAAGTCAGGACCCCAACCGGAGAATTGAATATCATAATCCATGTTTGTATCTAAATCCAAGCGTTGCTCAAATGGAACCTGCTTTAAAGTAACTTTTAATCCATCAAGGTTAGTTTGAAGCTGGTTTGCTAGGTATTCGTTCATTTGCTTAGCAGTTTCACTGTCACCAGCAAGGAATTCAAGTTCAACAGAATCAGTTCCTAGCTCTTCTAAACCTTTTTTCCAATATTCTTTTGCCTTTTCAAGATCATATGTTACTAAGTCTCCACTTACTTCGCGGAAATCTTCTCCAGATTCAGGCATTGGAGTAAAGTTTGCTGGTACTAAACCATTAGCTACTAGAGATCCGTTATTAAGAATCTGATCAACTAATGCCTGTTTATCAAATGCGCGGCTAATAGCTGCACGGATGTTTGTATTTGCTAAAGCTTCGTTTCTAGTTTGATTCATTTTCAAATAGAAAACAGAAGTTTGCGGGTTTACAATATAGTCTTCATGGGTAGAATATTGATCAACAAGGTCAGAAGATAGACCTGCACGGTCAACTGTACCTGCTTCATAAAGATCTACCGCTGTTTGTGGATCTTTAACTACTTCATATGTGATTTTATCTAGAGAAACAGTTTCTGCATCCCAGTAATCTTCGTTCTTTGTAAGATTCCAAGAGCTTGAAGTGCTTTCCCAATCAGATAAAATAAATGGACCATTTGATAATAATGTATCTGTGCTAGTTGCATATTTATCGCCTTGTTCTTCAACAAACTTTTGGTTTAACGGTAAGAACGTTCCGAAAGTTGTTAATGACTCAAAGTATGGAGTTGGGTTTTCAAGTTCTACTACTAATGTATAGTCACCATCTGCTTTAACACCAAGTTCTTCAACTGGCTTATCGCCACTGTTAACAGCAGTTGCATTCTTAATAACTCCACCCATCATGTATGGTCCATATTCTGAACCAGTGTCAGGGTTTACAGCACGTTGCCATGCATAAACAAAGTCATGTGCAGTTACAGGGTCACCATTTGACCATTTTGCATCTTCACGTAAAGTAAATGTCCATGTTTTACCATCTTCACTTACTTTGTGATCATTTGCAATACCTTCAACCGGCTTACCATCTTCACCTAATCGGTAAAGACCTTCCATTGTAGCACCTAAAAATTCAAATGCATATTGGTCTGTTGCCATGGAAGCATCCATTGTTGGAATTGTATCTCCATTAAGAAGATTTAAGACTTGCTCTCCTGAAGCTTCTTCTCCTTCTGATGCAGAATCTTCAGTTTTTTCTTTGTTACCACTGTCTTCTGTGCCTTCTGAAGCGTCGTCTCCTCCGCCACAAGCCACTAAGAACACACTAAGCAGTAAACCTAGTGCCAAAAGTAATGACCATTTCAACT contains the following coding sequences:
- a CDS encoding peptide ABC transporter substrate-binding protein encodes the protein MKLKWSLLLALGLLLSVFLVACGGGDDASEGTEDSGNKEKTEDSASEGEEASGEQVLNLLNGDTIPTMDASMATDQYAFEFLGATMEGLYRLGEDGKPVEGIANDHKVSEDGKTWTFTLREDAKWSNGDPVTAHDFVYAWQRAVNPDTGSEYGPYMMGGVIKNATAVNSGDKPVEELGVKADGDYTLVVELENPTPYFESLTTFGTFLPLNQKFVEEQGDKYATSTDTLLSNGPFILSDWESTSSSWNLTKNEDYWDAETVSLDKITYEVVKDPQTAVDLYEAGTVDRAGLSSDLVDQYSTHEDYIVNPQTSVFYLKMNQTRNEALANTNIRAAISRAFDKQALVDQILNNGSLVANGLVPANFTPMPESGEDFREVSGDLVTYDLEKAKEYWKKGLEELGTDSVELEFLAGDSETAKQMNEYLANQLQTNLDGLKVTLKQVPFEQRLDLDTNMDYDIQFSGWGPDFLDPYTFLNLWITDGGNNKMGYSNKEYDKLLEEAQTTLATDNPARYQNFLEAEKVLFEDAAIAPVYQKASAQLLRQGVEGIIVNPFGPDYEYKWASVSK
- the opp3C gene encoding oligopeptide ABC transporter permease, giving the protein MDNENKNNNNVPKDLLVPLERKEDTSDKISRPSRTFMQDARRTFFKNKLAMLCVFILIIISIMSIVGPGMNDYGLDDQDLSRAKMPPHVPVLEKISWLGFDGTLTDEFKGKDIEEATKNAVARYGNDADFIDIKELDKGDGSAKSAEVQATYHIYEAKDMNDQYFWLGTDTLGRDQWTRLWLGTRVSLIIALVAAAIDLVIGVAYGGVSAFYGGRVDNVMQRILEVLVGIPNLVVILLMILVLQPGILSIIIALTITGWIGMARIVRGEILKLKSQEFVLAARTLGTSNGKIISRHLVPNISGIIIINTMFTIPSAIFFEAFLSFIGLGLVPPEASLGTLINTGFENLRLYPYLLVFPAVLISVIMITFNLIGDGLRDAFDPKMHK
- the opp3b gene encoding oligopeptide ABC transporter permease encodes the protein MFRYILRRILYMAVTLFIIATVSFFLMKMLPGSPLKAEDKLSEEQREIVLEKYGLNDPVPVQYVRYIGGLVKGDLGISFTFDNTPVTKILMDRIGPSAQLGAQALLIGTFLGILLGLIAAISHNGALDYTSTILAVLGTSIPSFVFAGLLQRYLAVEWELFPVALWGTFEHTILPTVALMIFPMATAARFTRTEMIEVMGSNFITTARAKGVSEYGIIFKHGLRNALIPLVTVMGPMAVSLMTGTLVIEKIFAVPGIGEQFVTSVMVNDYPTIMGTTLLFAFLFVLIILVIDLLYVLIDPRIRLTGGES